Proteins encoded by one window of Moorella humiferrea:
- a CDS encoding uroporphyrinogen decarboxylase family protein: MKPMSSRERFLTALKRQQPDRVPWFESYVHRGLADRIVGRKTDLPPGWRTPPDLYKILCLDTITYNFRPPFYAIMEKNGDVEQLKEGLLKSRDDLKALKEFLPDPENPDFYRGAEELLSFARQNGLAAIAGIRVGLSNTYNSMGYENFSYALYDDPGFIEESMELIGEWCIKVIERVNDLGFDAAYISEDIAFKWGPMFSPEHFRKYMLPHMKKVVDHIAIPRIYHTDGNPLPMLKDLVEELNICAIANLEHGAVDIFQVKEEWGDKICLIGNMDLHYTLTMGTPEETVLEAKEKLEKVGRGGGYVISSSNGLTEYCKAENILALNGAILRYGVYY, translated from the coding sequence ATGAAACCCATGTCCTCCCGGGAAAGATTCCTTACTGCACTGAAAAGACAGCAGCCCGACAGGGTGCCGTGGTTTGAGAGTTACGTTCACCGAGGTCTCGCCGACAGGATTGTCGGGCGCAAGACCGATTTGCCGCCGGGCTGGCGTACCCCGCCGGACTTATATAAAATTCTCTGCCTTGATACCATTACGTATAACTTCAGGCCCCCCTTTTATGCCATCATGGAAAAGAACGGCGACGTAGAACAATTGAAGGAAGGCCTGCTCAAGAGCAGGGACGACTTGAAGGCTTTAAAGGAATTTCTGCCCGACCCCGAGAATCCGGATTTTTACAGGGGTGCCGAAGAACTTTTGTCCTTTGCCCGGCAAAACGGCCTGGCGGCCATTGCCGGTATCAGGGTGGGATTAAGCAACACGTACAACAGCATGGGGTATGAAAACTTCTCCTACGCCCTTTATGACGACCCCGGTTTTATCGAAGAGAGCATGGAATTGATCGGCGAGTGGTGTATTAAGGTTATTGAGCGGGTCAATGATTTAGGTTTCGATGCAGCCTATATTTCCGAAGACATAGCTTTTAAATGGGGACCGATGTTTTCTCCGGAACACTTCCGGAAATATATGCTGCCCCATATGAAAAAGGTCGTTGATCACATAGCTATTCCCAGGATATACCATACTGATGGCAATCCTCTGCCTATGCTTAAAGATCTGGTGGAAGAGTTAAACATCTGTGCCATTGCCAATCTAGAGCACGGTGCCGTTGATATCTTCCAGGTGAAGGAAGAATGGGGCGACAAAATCTGCCTTATCGGCAACATGGATCTGCACTACACTTTAACCATGGGCACCCCCGAAGAAACGGTTCTGGAAGCCAAAGAGAAGCTGGAGAAAGTGGGCAGGGGCGGAGGTTACGTTATTTCCAGCTCTAATGGCCTAACGGAATACTGTAAGGCCGAAAACATCCTGGCGCTAAATGGTGCGATATTGCGCTACGGCGTTTATTATTGA
- the hyi gene encoding hydroxypyruvate isomerase → MPKFAANLTMLFTEVPFLERFKAAREAGFKAVEFLFPYEHGMEVVKKAVEENGLEVVLFNLPAGDWAAGERGIAADPRRKDEFREGVKQAADWARALGVPRLNCLAGKRIDAFTLEEQWRVLVENVRYAAEVLGEYGINLMVEPLNYYDVPGFLLNTTAQVLRLIDEVGRANVFLQYDIYHAQKVEGNLTVILREHLAKIGHIQIADNPGRHQPGTGEINYPFLFRELDNVGYKGYVSLEYIPLPDTLKSLSWVTEYGYTLG, encoded by the coding sequence ATGCCAAAATTTGCCGCCAATCTGACTATGCTCTTTACCGAGGTCCCTTTCCTGGAGCGGTTTAAAGCCGCAAGAGAAGCCGGCTTTAAAGCCGTAGAGTTCCTCTTCCCCTATGAACACGGCATGGAAGTCGTAAAAAAAGCGGTGGAGGAAAACGGTCTTGAGGTGGTGCTCTTCAACCTGCCTGCCGGCGACTGGGCGGCGGGTGAAAGGGGTATCGCCGCCGACCCGCGGCGGAAGGATGAGTTCCGGGAAGGAGTAAAGCAGGCGGCTGACTGGGCCCGGGCTTTAGGGGTGCCGCGGTTGAACTGTTTGGCCGGCAAGAGGATAGACGCCTTCACCTTAGAAGAACAGTGGCGGGTACTAGTGGAGAACGTCCGCTACGCGGCCGAAGTTCTGGGGGAATACGGTATAAACCTTATGGTGGAACCCTTAAACTATTACGACGTACCTGGTTTCTTGCTCAACACTACCGCTCAGGTTTTGCGGCTCATTGACGAGGTCGGTCGCGCCAACGTATTTTTACAGTACGATATTTACCATGCCCAGAAGGTGGAAGGAAACCTGACGGTCATCTTGCGCGAACACCTGGCAAAGATCGGCCACATTCAGATAGCCGACAACCCCGGTAGGCATCAACCCGGAACCGGTGAAATAAATTATCCTTTCCTTTTCCGCGAACTGGATAACGTTGGATACAAGGGATATGTATCCCTGGAGTACATCCCGCTTCCCGATACCCTTAAATCATTATCCTGGGTGACGGAGTACGGTTACACCCTGGGTTAA
- the garR gene encoding 2-hydroxy-3-oxopropionate reductase, which produces MGKIGFIGLGIMGKPMSKNLLKAGYELVVYDINKQAVDDVVAAGAEPASSCREVGERCDKFITMLPNSPHVKEAVLGPNGLIEGARPGSILIDMSSIDPMVSREIAGKLAEKGVRMLDAPVSGGEPKAIDGTLSIMVGGRQEDFDECYDILKAMGSSVVRTGEIGAGNVTKLANQIIVALNIAAMSEALVLATKAGVDPELVYQAIRGGLAGSTVLDAKAPLVLAGQFKPGFRINLHIKDLANALSAGHEAGVPLPLTAVVMEILQALKVDGLGDADHGAIIRFYEKLAQVEVRKK; this is translated from the coding sequence ATGGGCAAAATCGGTTTTATCGGCTTGGGTATCATGGGTAAACCCATGAGCAAGAATCTTTTAAAGGCCGGCTATGAGCTGGTGGTCTATGATATCAACAAGCAGGCGGTAGACGATGTGGTTGCCGCCGGCGCGGAACCTGCCTCTTCCTGTCGTGAAGTGGGCGAAAGATGCGATAAATTCATCACCATGCTCCCCAATTCCCCCCATGTAAAGGAGGCCGTATTAGGACCCAACGGTCTTATTGAAGGGGCCCGCCCCGGTTCTATCTTAATCGATATGAGTTCCATCGATCCTATGGTCAGCCGGGAAATAGCCGGAAAGCTGGCCGAAAAGGGCGTGCGTATGCTTGATGCGCCTGTAAGCGGCGGCGAACCCAAGGCCATCGACGGCACCCTCTCGATAATGGTGGGTGGCAGGCAGGAAGACTTTGATGAATGCTACGATATTTTAAAGGCCATGGGTTCTTCCGTGGTCCGCACGGGTGAAATTGGCGCCGGCAATGTTACCAAGCTGGCCAACCAGATTATTGTCGCCCTGAACATCGCTGCCATGTCCGAGGCCCTGGTTTTGGCCACCAAAGCCGGAGTCGACCCGGAGCTGGTGTACCAGGCCATCCGCGGCGGTCTGGCCGGGAGCACGGTGTTGGATGCCAAAGCGCCCCTGGTGCTGGCCGGTCAGTTCAAACCCGGTTTCCGCATCAATTTACACATTAAAGACCTGGCCAATGCCCTGTCGGCCGGCCATGAGGCGGGCGTGCCCCTGCCCTTGACGGCTGTTGTTATGGAAATACTCCAGGCCTTAAAGGTTGACGGGCTGGGGGATGCCGACCACGGGGCCATCATTCGTTTCTACGAAAAGCTGGCCCAGGTGGAGGTCAGAAAGAAATAG
- a CDS encoding FadR/GntR family transcriptional regulator — MKERLVIRKKKMYEEVVERILQLIKSGEYKVGDRLPPVQELSEMFGVGTPTLREGLSVLSSSGILEIRHGNGIYIKRFPLEAEDVLAQINEVEYEQLLSWVEFRRALEAEAAALAAERRDEADLEAIEAAERRLEEEITRGEITIEPDYQFHNTIALATKNPIFIQTASTIEHIIRQYFHLSLRYGKTFPWHRELVVTEHRKIIENIRNKKPREARNAMLEHLNNVAGRAKLLESMAKGEKLDKS, encoded by the coding sequence ATGAAAGAAAGGCTAGTCATCAGGAAAAAGAAAATGTATGAAGAAGTGGTGGAGCGTATTCTTCAGCTTATAAAATCAGGCGAATATAAGGTTGGCGATCGCCTGCCGCCCGTACAAGAGCTGAGTGAAATGTTCGGCGTGGGCACCCCTACATTAAGGGAGGGGCTTTCCGTCCTCTCTTCGAGCGGTATCCTGGAGATCAGGCACGGCAACGGGATTTACATCAAGCGTTTTCCCCTGGAGGCCGAGGACGTTCTCGCCCAGATAAATGAAGTGGAGTACGAACAGCTCCTTTCCTGGGTGGAGTTTCGCCGGGCCCTGGAAGCTGAAGCCGCTGCCCTGGCGGCCGAGAGGCGTGACGAGGCAGATCTTGAGGCCATTGAGGCGGCGGAAAGAAGACTGGAAGAAGAGATAACACGGGGAGAAATCACCATCGAACCCGACTATCAGTTCCACAACACTATAGCCCTGGCTACCAAAAACCCCATCTTTATTCAAACCGCCAGCACCATCGAGCACATTATCAGGCAGTATTTCCATTTGAGTTTACGCTATGGTAAAACTTTTCCGTGGCATCGCGAACTCGTGGTTACGGAACACCGGAAAATCATAGAAAACATCCGCAATAAAAAACCGCGGGAGGCGCGCAATGCCATGCTGGAGCATCTTAACAACGTGGCCGGCCGGGCCAAGCTCCTGGAGAGCATGGCAAAGGGCGAAAAATTAGATAAAAGCTAG